One Nostoc sp. UHCC 0302 DNA window includes the following coding sequences:
- a CDS encoding helix-turn-helix transcriptional regulator, producing MAKEVVLVDISYISRFAWNEQMAKRLREMRGKMSREALATKTGFSRSFIHNLEWGNAANRPESIDKEDAIAICKALEIPIWELYPALALDVENLQKICSSLLTNVNTM from the coding sequence ATGGCTAAAGAGGTAGTGTTAGTGGACATATCTTACATATCTCGCTTTGCGTGGAATGAACAAATGGCAAAGCGCCTAAGAGAGATGCGTGGGAAAATGAGCCGTGAAGCACTGGCAACAAAAACAGGGTTTAGCAGGTCTTTCATCCACAATCTTGAATGGGGAAATGCGGCGAACAGACCAGAGTCAATTGACAAAGAAGATGCAATCGCTATCTGTAAAGCACTAGAAATACCTATTTGGGAGTTGTATCCTGCACTTGCGTTAGATGTAGAGAATCTTCAGAAAATTTGCTCTAGCCTCTTGACTAATGTCAACACTATGTAG
- a CDS encoding helix-turn-helix transcriptional regulator, which translates to MKVTITIDVPGLENDLAEAMKQKGLSFQKLGEAAGVTGTAVWQITSNKNKSIKVETLGRIVKILGLECQPNIESLAIEEVKSAFGETS; encoded by the coding sequence GTGAAAGTAACCATTACTATTGATGTTCCAGGGTTAGAGAACGATTTAGCCGAGGCAATGAAGCAGAAAGGTTTATCTTTTCAAAAACTTGGTGAGGCGGCTGGCGTTACAGGTACAGCTGTCTGGCAAATAACTAGTAACAAGAATAAATCTATTAAAGTCGAGACTCTCGGCCGAATAGTAAAAATACTTGGACTTGAGTGCCAGCCCAATATAGAATCACTTGCGATTGAAGAGGTTAAAAGTGCATTTGGCGAAACTTCTTAA